A single Tuberibacillus sp. Marseille-P3662 DNA region contains:
- a CDS encoding PolC-type DNA polymerase III has translation MRCLFSLWEEKQVEGKTKQDRLQLLLRQIGAPDDVKERYFHDAEIQKLTVWQQEQQWHFHISLNEPLPYHVFEWFESELSQAFADIANITVSIYTQAALNPEVLTQYWPRISAALVEHSPGLGTRLRSQQPSFSNDQLLIKLTNETEVQAFKRKLLTPMQQTLERFGFGQVSIDVQIETSEQDIEAFKQQRDEESKQKAVQALKDQQEKKKQQEAEEEPAGPVKYGYDIKDDPVPIKQIVEEERRITVQGYVFATETRELRSGRTLVLFKITDYTDSIQIKLFLRDKEDAAKLAGLKEGIWVKVRGGVQNDTFVRDLVMLGKDIEEIQPNVITDDAPEGEKRVELHAHTTMSQMDAIAAPGDLVKRAKDWGHRAIAVTDHGVVQAFPEAFAAAKKHGIKAIYGLEANLVDDGVPIAYNEQHRKLAEDTYVVFDVETTGLSAVYHKIIELAAVKVKDGAIIDRFEAFANPHHPLSQTTTELTGITDDMVQDAPEIDVVLKDFYEFTGDAVLVAHNAQFDMGFLNVGYEQVGLSKAPNPVIDTLELGRMLYPDMKNHRLNTLCKAFNIELTQHHRAIYDAEATGYLLWKMATDAIEREIDYHDELNNHMGQGSFKRVRPSHCTILAVNQTGLKNLYKLVSLAHVDYFYRVPRIPRSQLEKYREGLMIGSGCSQGEVFEAAMQKSEDDLEAAAQFYDYLEIQPPDILQHLIEKELVDHELALKQIIGKIIKIGEKLDKPVVATGNVHYMDRHEHLYRQILIASQGGNPLNRQTQPPVHFRTTNEMLEAFQFLGEDKAKEVVVTATNAIADQIEDLAPVPDQLYTPVIEGSADEVRDMCYGEAKRRYGEDLPEIVAERLDKELESIIGHGFDVIYLISAKLVKKSLVDGYLVGSRGSVGSSFVATVMDITEVNPLPAHYVCSECCHSEFFTDGSVACGFDLPDQNCPHCGAAYLKDGHDIPFETFLGFKGDKVPDIDLNFSGEYQPVAHNYTKELFGEDKVYRAGTIGTVADKTAFGFVKGYEGDHELHFRGAEIDRLASGCTGVKRTTGQHPGGIIVVPDYMEIYDCTPIQYPADDQSSEWRTTHFDFHSIHDNLLKLDILGHDDPTVIRMLQDLSGMDPLSIPTDDPDVMSIFNSPDALGVTQEQIRSSTGALGLPEFGTRFVRQMLEDTRPSTFDELVRISGLSHGTDVWVGNAQELINDGICDLKDVISCRDDIMIYLLYKGLEPSMAFTIMEFVRKGRGLKDEWIEEMKKHDVPEWYIASCLKIKYMFPKAHATAYVLMAVRIAYFKVHHPILFYATYFSVRADDFDIDIMRRGAGAIRSKIDEIAEKGFDASPKEKSLHTVLEIALEMCERGFSFKSVDLYKSSAADFIVDGDTLIPPFNALSGVGTNAALNIVEARKAGEFLSKEDLQKRAKLSKTVVEYLDQHGCLNGLPEANQLSLF, from the coding sequence ATGAGGTGCCTTTTTTCCTTATGGGAGGAGAAGCAAGTGGAAGGCAAAACGAAACAAGATCGTCTGCAATTATTATTAAGGCAAATTGGCGCCCCAGATGACGTTAAGGAACGTTATTTTCATGATGCAGAAATACAAAAACTCACCGTATGGCAGCAGGAACAACAGTGGCATTTTCATATTAGCCTTAATGAACCGCTGCCTTATCACGTATTCGAATGGTTCGAAAGTGAATTAAGTCAGGCTTTCGCAGATATTGCCAACATTACGGTTTCGATTTATACGCAGGCAGCGTTGAATCCTGAAGTTCTAACACAATATTGGCCACGTATCTCAGCCGCCTTAGTGGAGCATTCTCCTGGATTAGGGACACGCTTGCGTTCCCAACAACCGTCCTTTAGCAATGACCAGTTGTTAATTAAGCTGACCAACGAAACAGAAGTACAAGCGTTTAAACGCAAATTGCTCACGCCGATGCAACAAACATTAGAGCGGTTTGGGTTTGGTCAAGTCTCGATTGATGTGCAAATTGAAACTTCTGAACAAGACATAGAAGCGTTTAAGCAACAGCGGGATGAAGAAAGCAAACAAAAAGCGGTTCAAGCGCTTAAAGACCAACAAGAGAAAAAGAAACAACAAGAAGCCGAGGAGGAGCCCGCCGGTCCAGTAAAATATGGTTATGACATTAAGGATGATCCTGTACCGATTAAGCAGATTGTTGAAGAAGAGCGTCGTATCACAGTTCAAGGTTATGTTTTTGCGACAGAGACACGCGAGTTGCGAAGCGGTCGCACCCTTGTTCTGTTTAAAATAACGGACTATACCGATTCGATTCAAATCAAGTTATTTCTCCGCGATAAGGAAGATGCTGCTAAGCTTGCTGGACTAAAAGAAGGTATTTGGGTCAAAGTTCGTGGCGGTGTTCAAAATGATACATTCGTTCGTGATCTCGTCATGCTGGGAAAAGATATTGAAGAAATTCAGCCTAATGTGATAACAGACGATGCCCCTGAAGGTGAAAAGCGTGTGGAACTGCATGCCCATACAACCATGAGTCAGATGGATGCCATCGCAGCCCCTGGAGATTTGGTTAAACGCGCAAAAGACTGGGGACACAGGGCCATTGCGGTTACAGACCACGGCGTTGTCCAAGCGTTTCCGGAAGCATTTGCTGCCGCCAAAAAGCATGGGATTAAAGCCATATATGGATTGGAAGCCAATTTAGTCGATGATGGTGTCCCCATTGCTTATAACGAACAACATCGCAAGCTTGCGGAGGACACTTATGTCGTCTTTGACGTTGAGACGACAGGTTTATCGGCGGTATATCACAAAATCATTGAACTCGCAGCGGTTAAAGTAAAAGACGGCGCCATCATCGATCGTTTTGAAGCGTTTGCTAATCCGCATCATCCCTTATCGCAGACAACAACGGAGTTGACGGGTATTACGGATGACATGGTGCAGGATGCGCCGGAGATTGATGTTGTGCTAAAGGATTTCTATGAATTTACCGGTGATGCCGTTCTAGTTGCTCATAATGCCCAATTTGACATGGGCTTTTTGAATGTTGGTTATGAACAGGTTGGCTTAAGTAAAGCACCGAATCCTGTCATTGATACATTGGAGCTTGGGCGTATGCTTTACCCGGACATGAAGAATCATCGTTTAAACACATTATGTAAGGCGTTCAACATTGAATTGACCCAGCATCACCGCGCGATTTACGATGCGGAAGCAACAGGATATCTACTGTGGAAAATGGCAACCGACGCCATTGAACGTGAGATTGACTATCATGATGAACTGAACAATCATATGGGTCAAGGTAGTTTCAAAAGGGTGCGTCCAAGCCACTGTACGATTCTAGCCGTCAATCAAACGGGATTAAAAAATCTTTATAAACTTGTATCTCTGGCTCACGTTGACTATTTTTATCGAGTTCCGAGAATTCCCCGTTCACAGTTAGAGAAATATCGTGAGGGATTAATGATTGGCTCGGGCTGTTCTCAAGGTGAAGTTTTTGAAGCGGCCATGCAGAAATCAGAGGACGATCTTGAAGCGGCCGCACAATTCTATGATTATCTTGAGATTCAACCGCCTGATATTTTGCAGCATTTAATTGAAAAAGAACTTGTTGATCATGAATTGGCACTCAAACAAATTATTGGTAAGATCATTAAGATAGGTGAAAAACTTGACAAGCCCGTGGTTGCGACGGGTAATGTCCATTACATGGACCGGCACGAGCATTTATACCGGCAAATTCTAATTGCCTCTCAAGGCGGTAATCCATTGAATCGGCAAACGCAGCCGCCCGTACACTTTCGAACGACAAATGAGATGCTTGAAGCATTTCAATTTTTAGGTGAAGATAAAGCGAAAGAAGTCGTTGTGACCGCAACAAACGCCATTGCTGATCAAATTGAGGACCTCGCCCCCGTTCCAGATCAACTATATACACCTGTCATTGAAGGGTCGGCAGATGAGGTCCGAGACATGTGTTATGGTGAAGCCAAGCGTCGCTATGGTGAGGATCTGCCTGAGATTGTTGCAGAGCGGTTAGATAAAGAACTAGAAAGTATTATTGGACATGGCTTTGACGTCATCTATTTGATTTCCGCCAAATTGGTTAAAAAATCATTGGTGGATGGTTACTTAGTAGGATCACGGGGGTCAGTCGGTTCGTCATTTGTTGCGACAGTTATGGATATCACCGAGGTGAATCCGTTGCCGGCGCACTACGTCTGTTCTGAGTGTTGTCATTCTGAATTTTTTACGGATGGTAGTGTGGCTTGTGGGTTTGATTTACCGGATCAAAACTGCCCTCATTGTGGCGCGGCTTATCTAAAGGATGGTCATGATATTCCGTTTGAAACGTTTCTGGGATTTAAGGGTGACAAGGTACCGGATATTGACTTGAACTTCTCAGGTGAGTATCAACCCGTGGCTCATAACTATACTAAGGAACTGTTCGGTGAAGACAAAGTCTATCGAGCAGGTACAATCGGTACGGTTGCGGATAAGACTGCATTCGGGTTTGTTAAGGGTTATGAAGGGGATCATGAGCTGCATTTCCGAGGAGCAGAGATTGATCGGCTAGCTTCGGGATGCACAGGAGTCAAACGAACAACAGGACAGCACCCAGGCGGTATCATCGTTGTTCCCGATTATATGGAAATCTATGACTGTACACCAATCCAATATCCGGCAGATGATCAATCATCGGAATGGCGGACGACGCACTTTGACTTCCATTCGATTCATGATAATTTATTGAAGTTGGATATTCTTGGTCATGATGATCCGACGGTGATTCGAATGCTCCAAGATTTAAGCGGAATGGATCCACTTTCGATACCAACTGATGACCCGGATGTGATGAGTATTTTTAATTCTCCTGATGCTTTGGGTGTGACTCAGGAACAAATCCGGTCATCCACGGGGGCCTTAGGACTACCGGAATTTGGAACCCGCTTTGTTCGGCAGATGCTTGAAGATACACGACCGTCAACCTTTGATGAACTGGTCAGGATATCAGGCTTGTCGCACGGAACGGATGTCTGGGTCGGTAATGCCCAAGAACTCATCAATGACGGGATTTGTGATCTGAAAGACGTGATTAGCTGCCGGGATGATATCATGATTTATCTTTTATATAAAGGTTTAGAACCATCGATGGCATTTACAATCATGGAATTTGTTCGTAAAGGTAGAGGATTGAAGGATGAATGGATTGAAGAAATGAAAAAGCATGATGTCCCGGAATGGTATATTGCGTCGTGCTTGAAAATCAAGTACATGTTCCCTAAAGCACACGCGACTGCTTATGTGTTAATGGCCGTTCGCATCGCTTATTTCAAGGTTCATCATCCGATACTATTTTATGCAACGTATTTCTCAGTTAGAGCTGACGATTTTGATATTGATATTATGCGTCGAGGGGCCGGTGCCATCCGCAGTAAGATTGATGAAATCGCCGAAAAAGGCTTCGATGCTTCACCTAAGGAGAAAAGTCTGCATACCGTTTTGGAAATTGCCCTAGAGATGTGTGAGCGCGGCTTTAGTTTTAAATCCGTAGACTTGTACAAATCTAGTGCTGCTGATTTTATCGTTGACGGTGACACGCTGATTCCGCCGTTCAATGCCTTGTCTGGTGTTGGAACGAACGCGGCTCTTAATATTGTTGAAGCGAGAAAAGCGGGTGAATTCCTGTCAAAAGAAGACTTGCAAAAACGAGCGAAACTATCGAAAACGGTTGTTGAGTATTTAGACCAGCATGGCTGTTTAAATGGATTGCCTGAGGCTAACCAGCTCAGTTTGTTTTAA
- a CDS encoding proline--tRNA ligase, whose translation MKQSQLFIPTMKENPADADCASHRYLYRAGFIRQNAAGIYSYLPLGHKVLQKIQAIIREEMNRTGAQELLMPAIQPAELWHETGRWDVYGPELMRLKDRHGRDFALGATHEELITSLTRDFLNSYKKLPMTLYQIQAKYRDERRPRFGLLRGREFLMKDAYSFHSDEVTLDQSYETMFQAYKNIFNRCGLDFRAVIADSGAMGGKDTHEFMALADVGEDTIAFSSGSEYAANIEMASVMDTVSPTNEPVQVLDTGDYDRSDEKEIHVSFFTTGSTYVAVYSRGQDEVNDVKVKNLLEADVLDDVDASELTFDVLNPGDVEVLADQGLKAVVNGFIAGTNGEVQHYNVNPERDLGIESFSDVRMIQEGDPSPDGHGTIQFAQGIEIGQVFKLGTKYSEAMGAEFLDENGKSKPLKMGCYGIGVSRTLSAVAEQYHDDDGLKWPVSIAPFHVHVIAVNPKKMEQMELAESIYKDLDKQGHEVLLDDRKERAGVKFADADLIGCPVRVTVGKRAAEGIVEVKIRATGESFESQASEVIHTIAQYLN comes from the coding sequence ATGAAGCAAAGTCAACTATTTATACCTACAATGAAAGAAAATCCGGCTGATGCTGATTGTGCCAGCCACCGGTACTTATACAGGGCAGGATTTATTCGCCAAAATGCTGCAGGTATCTATTCTTACTTGCCGCTCGGTCACAAAGTGTTACAAAAAATTCAAGCCATCATTCGTGAGGAAATGAATCGTACCGGTGCTCAGGAACTGCTGATGCCGGCGATTCAACCTGCGGAACTGTGGCATGAGACAGGACGTTGGGATGTCTATGGGCCTGAACTCATGCGGCTTAAAGATCGGCATGGGCGAGATTTCGCGTTAGGAGCGACACACGAAGAATTAATTACAAGCTTAACGCGCGATTTTTTGAATAGCTACAAAAAGTTGCCGATGACCCTTTATCAAATTCAAGCCAAATATCGTGACGAACGCCGTCCACGTTTCGGCTTGTTACGTGGGCGTGAATTTTTAATGAAAGACGCTTATTCGTTTCATAGTGATGAAGTGACCTTGGATCAATCCTATGAAACCATGTTTCAAGCTTATAAAAATATTTTTAACCGTTGCGGTTTGGATTTTCGAGCTGTTATTGCTGATTCCGGAGCAATGGGCGGCAAAGATACCCATGAATTCATGGCATTAGCTGATGTCGGTGAAGATACGATTGCCTTTTCATCGGGATCCGAATATGCTGCGAATATCGAGATGGCGTCTGTTATGGATACGGTTAGTCCAACTAATGAACCTGTACAAGTGCTTGACACTGGGGATTATGACAGGTCGGATGAGAAGGAGATACACGTTTCCTTCTTTACAACAGGTTCAACCTATGTCGCTGTCTATTCACGAGGACAGGATGAAGTCAATGATGTTAAGGTCAAAAACTTGCTGGAAGCAGATGTGTTAGATGATGTTGACGCCAGTGAGCTTACCTTTGACGTTCTTAATCCTGGAGATGTTGAAGTCTTAGCGGATCAGGGTTTAAAGGCGGTTGTTAACGGATTTATCGCTGGAACCAATGGTGAGGTTCAGCACTATAATGTGAATCCGGAGCGTGACTTGGGGATTGAATCCTTTAGTGACGTGAGAATGATTCAAGAAGGAGATCCTTCCCCAGATGGCCATGGGACGATTCAGTTTGCTCAAGGCATTGAAATTGGACAAGTGTTCAAATTAGGGACGAAGTATAGTGAAGCGATGGGTGCCGAGTTTCTTGACGAAAATGGAAAATCGAAGCCGCTCAAAATGGGCTGTTACGGTATTGGGGTTTCAAGAACATTGTCAGCAGTTGCTGAACAATATCATGATGATGACGGTTTGAAATGGCCGGTATCGATTGCACCGTTTCATGTTCACGTGATCGCGGTGAATCCTAAAAAAATGGAACAAATGGAACTCGCAGAATCAATTTACAAAGATTTGGACAAACAAGGCCATGAGGTTTTACTCGATGATCGCAAAGAACGTGCGGGTGTCAAATTCGCTGATGCCGACTTGATTGGTTGTCCTGTCCGCGTGACGGTCGGAAAAAGGGCTGCTGAAGGCATTGTTGAGGTTAAGATCCGGGCGACCGGTGAATCATTTGAAAGCCAGGCATCCGAAGTCATTCACACCATTGCTCAATATTTAAATTAA
- the rseP gene encoding RIP metalloprotease RseP, which translates to MDTFIAVVIIFGVLVSIHEFGHLILAKRAGILCREFAIGFGPKLFSIKKKETVYTLRLLPIGGFVRMAGEDPEIVEIKPGQRVGLTFNNFGQVTKIYINHLEKHPEAKAVIVDHADLEGDLIIRGYEDEVSGSETYELDRKAEYVMDEQGYQIAPLDRQFGSKSVFDRFLAILAGPFMNFILALVVLIVYFMLQGIPSDQAKIGQVQGDTPAAKAGLEHGDVVKQINDEPVDGWNEMATTISKHPGDRLNVTIARNGQTQDVQLTPDERPKQPDSGYIGVTAFYEKSFVGSIQHGVFQTFNFIKLELDALKQLVTGAIGLDSLAGPVGIYNMTGQAVDQGLLFVLNWAGLLSINLAIINLLPLPALDGGRLLFLIFEGIRGKPVDPQKETLAHFVGFALLMLLMIVVTWNDIQRIFMMD; encoded by the coding sequence TTGGATACGTTTATAGCTGTTGTAATTATATTTGGAGTGCTTGTTTCTATTCATGAATTTGGTCATTTGATTTTAGCCAAACGAGCCGGGATCTTATGCCGTGAATTTGCGATTGGATTCGGACCTAAGTTATTCTCGATCAAGAAGAAGGAAACCGTCTATACCCTAAGGTTATTGCCTATTGGCGGGTTTGTCCGAATGGCTGGTGAAGATCCAGAGATTGTTGAAATTAAGCCGGGGCAGCGGGTCGGTTTGACATTTAATAATTTTGGTCAAGTCACCAAAATATATATCAACCATCTGGAAAAACATCCAGAAGCCAAAGCAGTGATTGTAGATCATGCGGATTTGGAAGGTGACTTGATCATTCGCGGCTACGAAGATGAAGTCAGTGGTTCGGAAACCTATGAATTAGATCGTAAAGCAGAATATGTCATGGATGAACAAGGTTATCAAATTGCTCCGTTGGACCGGCAATTTGGTTCGAAATCAGTGTTTGATCGGTTTCTTGCTATACTTGCTGGCCCCTTTATGAACTTTATTTTAGCCTTGGTTGTATTAATCGTTTACTTTATGTTACAAGGTATTCCTTCCGATCAAGCTAAGATTGGTCAGGTTCAAGGAGATACCCCGGCCGCCAAAGCAGGACTCGAACATGGGGATGTTGTGAAGCAGATTAATGATGAGCCTGTCGACGGTTGGAATGAAATGGCAACAACGATTTCAAAACATCCTGGTGATCGTCTTAATGTGACTATTGCAAGAAATGGTCAGACGCAGGATGTTCAACTCACACCTGACGAGCGCCCGAAACAACCGGATAGTGGTTATATTGGCGTGACGGCATTTTACGAAAAGTCATTTGTGGGATCGATCCAACACGGCGTTTTCCAAACATTTAATTTTATTAAACTTGAGTTAGATGCACTTAAACAATTAGTAACGGGCGCTATCGGGCTTGATAGCTTAGCCGGACCGGTTGGTATCTATAATATGACAGGCCAGGCAGTTGATCAAGGGCTCTTATTTGTCTTAAATTGGGCAGGCCTTTTGAGTATTAACCTCGCTATTATTAATCTTCTGCCGCTGCCGGCTTTAGATGGCGGACGCTTGTTATTCCTTATATTTGAAGGGATTCGGGGTAAACCTGTCGATCCGCAAAAGGAAACCCTTGCCCATTTTGTCGGGTTTGCCTTGTTAATGTTATTAATGATTGTCGTAACATGGAATGACATTCAGAGAATCTTCATGATGGATTAA
- the dxr gene encoding 1-deoxy-D-xylulose-5-phosphate reductoisomerase, translating to MKSIGLLGATGSVGTQTLEVIRQHPDQFRLNAMAFGENIEIALPCIKEFQPKVVAVKDESTKDKLQHLVPPRTQLVTGMEGIVTAACDPDHDIVVNAVLGSIGLIPTVEAIKAGKDIALANKETLVTAGHLVMELVKKHNVNLIPVDSEHSAIFQSMNGESTKDIDRIILTASGGSFRDYSRNELAGVTVENALNHPNWSMGAKITVDSATMMNKGLEVIEAHWLFDMPYEKIDVVIHKESIVHSLVEYIDRSVIAELGHPDMKGPIQYALTYPHRLEHPEANRLNLWEVGTLNFLPVDYDRFYSLKLAFEAGQAGGSMPTVLNAANEVAVQHFLNGNLSFLGIEQVVSDILDKHDQVDRPDLDTVLAIDQETRRLTEDVLTHNG from the coding sequence ATGAAGTCAATTGGATTATTAGGGGCTACCGGTTCCGTCGGTACTCAGACATTAGAAGTCATCCGCCAACATCCGGATCAGTTTCGTTTGAATGCGATGGCCTTCGGTGAAAATATTGAGATAGCCTTGCCCTGTATCAAAGAATTCCAACCCAAAGTCGTTGCCGTGAAAGATGAATCTACCAAAGACAAGCTACAACATCTCGTGCCGCCCCGAACGCAGTTGGTTACGGGGATGGAAGGGATTGTTACCGCGGCCTGTGATCCTGATCATGACATCGTTGTTAACGCTGTACTTGGGAGTATCGGTTTAATTCCCACTGTTGAAGCGATTAAAGCAGGAAAAGATATTGCTTTGGCGAATAAAGAAACATTAGTCACAGCTGGCCACCTTGTTATGGAATTAGTCAAAAAACATAACGTTAATTTAATTCCGGTTGATAGTGAACATTCGGCTATCTTTCAATCCATGAACGGTGAGTCTACCAAAGACATTGATCGCATTATTCTAACAGCATCCGGCGGCAGTTTTCGTGACTATAGCCGGAATGAGTTAGCTGGTGTGACGGTCGAAAATGCTTTGAATCACCCCAATTGGTCGATGGGAGCCAAAATTACAGTTGATTCAGCAACGATGATGAATAAAGGTCTCGAAGTCATTGAGGCGCATTGGCTTTTTGATATGCCGTATGAGAAAATTGATGTGGTGATACATAAAGAAAGCATTGTTCATTCACTTGTTGAATATATTGATAGAAGTGTGATCGCTGAGTTAGGGCATCCAGACATGAAAGGACCGATCCAATATGCCTTAACATATCCACACCGGCTTGAACATCCAGAGGCAAACAGGTTAAACTTATGGGAAGTTGGGACATTAAATTTCTTGCCCGTTGATTATGACCGTTTCTATAGTTTAAAACTGGCCTTTGAAGCTGGGCAAGCAGGTGGCAGTATGCCGACAGTTTTGAATGCGGCGAATGAAGTAGCGGTTCAACACTTTTTAAATGGCAATCTTTCCTTTTTAGGGATTGAACAGGTTGTCAGTGACATTTTGGACAAGCATGATCAGGTGGACCGTCCAGATCTTGACACGGTCTTAGCGATCGACCAGGAAACAAGACGGTTAACGGAAGATGTATTGACACATAATGGTTAG
- a CDS encoding phosphatidate cytidylyltransferase yields the protein MKERILTGVIAGALFLLVLWYGSWAFTLLAMLIAAIIFTEFMFMKNIRAQELPSMLGILSVLFLVNHDLMDPMNISPLLSVTAVLLLIYSFISHNRFHVDHVAYTFFAVFYTGYGFGLLVNMRHESLLLILFVLILIWATDSGAYFIGKKMGKNKLAPSISPNKTIEGSLGGIIVALVVAFLFQQWVEFDILHSSIMIYIVALIVAVFGQMGDLAESALKRYLDVKDSGKILPGHGGLLDRFDSLLFVLPALHIIGVI from the coding sequence ATGAAAGAAAGGATTCTTACCGGTGTCATTGCCGGTGCTTTATTTTTGTTAGTCCTGTGGTATGGTTCATGGGCTTTTACACTTCTTGCCATGCTCATTGCCGCCATAATTTTTACTGAATTTATGTTTATGAAAAATATAAGGGCTCAGGAACTACCGTCGATGTTAGGCATATTAAGTGTGCTATTTTTAGTTAATCATGACTTAATGGATCCCATGAATATAAGTCCTTTGCTTTCGGTGACAGCTGTATTATTATTAATCTATTCTTTTATTAGCCATAACCGGTTTCATGTTGATCATGTCGCTTATACGTTCTTTGCTGTATTTTATACAGGATATGGGTTCGGGCTTCTCGTCAATATGCGTCACGAAAGTCTGCTTCTTATCCTATTTGTTTTGATTTTAATATGGGCAACAGATAGTGGCGCTTATTTTATCGGTAAGAAGATGGGTAAAAACAAACTGGCCCCGTCCATTAGTCCGAATAAAACAATAGAGGGGTCACTGGGCGGAATCATCGTGGCGTTGGTTGTCGCTTTCTTATTTCAGCAATGGGTTGAGTTTGACATTCTCCATTCCTCAATCATGATTTATATTGTTGCTTTAATCGTTGCCGTGTTTGGACAGATGGGTGATCTAGCTGAATCGGCTTTGAAACGTTATCTTGATGTCAAAGATTCAGGCAAAATCTTGCCAGGTCATGGCGGTTTACTAGATAGATTTGACAGTCTGTTGTTTGTTTTACCAGCTCTTCATATTATTGGTGTTATCTGA
- a CDS encoding isoprenyl transferase, with protein MLNKFNLRGSKKENDASHLFDSTQIPSHIAIIMDGNGRWAKKRGLPRIAGHKEGMDVVKKMVRESDRLGVQVLTLYAFSTENWKRPKTEVDFLMKLPEQFLTSYLEELIENNVRVEVMGDAQQLPRGTVKAIETAISRTSENDGMILNFALNYGSRHELTDAVKQIISDVQADQLTVNDIDESIISSYLLTKQYPDPDLLIRTSGEIRLSNFLLWQLAYTELWFTDVLWPDFTEEHLGEAIAHFARRHRRFGSVNN; from the coding sequence ATGCTCAACAAATTCAATTTACGTGGTTCTAAAAAAGAAAATGATGCATCCCATCTTTTTGACAGCACACAAATTCCTTCACATATCGCCATCATCATGGACGGGAACGGGCGTTGGGCAAAGAAACGGGGATTACCCCGGATCGCTGGTCATAAAGAAGGTATGGATGTTGTCAAAAAAATGGTTCGGGAAAGCGATCGCCTAGGCGTTCAGGTATTGACTCTTTATGCGTTTTCAACAGAAAATTGGAAACGTCCCAAAACAGAAGTTGATTTTTTAATGAAATTACCTGAACAGTTTTTAACATCCTATTTAGAAGAATTAATCGAAAACAATGTTAGAGTTGAAGTCATGGGTGATGCACAGCAGTTGCCTCGCGGTACAGTCAAAGCGATCGAAACCGCGATTAGTCGGACGAGCGAGAACGATGGTATGATTCTCAACTTCGCTTTAAATTATGGGAGCCGCCACGAACTTACTGATGCTGTTAAGCAAATAATTTCTGATGTTCAGGCGGATCAATTAACTGTTAATGATATTGATGAAAGCATTATATCCAGCTATTTGTTGACGAAACAGTATCCCGATCCTGATTTGCTGATCCGGACGAGCGGTGAAATCCGGTTAAGCAATTTTCTATTGTGGCAACTTGCCTATACCGAGTTATGGTTTACGGATGTTCTCTGGCCTGATTTTACTGAAGAGCATCTTGGGGAAGCGATCGCTCATTTTGCCAGAAGACATCGACGTTTCGGCAGTGTGAATAATTAG
- the frr gene encoding ribosome recycling factor: MSDEVINETKERMKKAVNTFKQDLATIRAGRANPAILDKVQVLYYGAPTPLNQLANVSAPEARLLVIQPFDKSAIGEMEKAILKADLGLTPSSDGNVIRINIPALTEERRKDLVKQVGKYTEDAKVSVRNIRRDANDTLKKDEKNGDITEDDLRRATEDVQKVTDEYVNEIDKIAQSKENEIKEV; this comes from the coding sequence ATGTCTGATGAAGTAATCAATGAAACGAAAGAACGGATGAAAAAAGCAGTGAATACATTTAAGCAGGATCTAGCCACGATTCGTGCTGGACGAGCTAATCCTGCTATTTTGGACAAGGTTCAAGTTCTATATTACGGTGCCCCAACACCTCTCAATCAACTTGCTAATGTATCGGCACCAGAAGCAAGATTACTCGTTATCCAACCTTTTGATAAATCAGCCATTGGTGAAATGGAAAAGGCCATTTTGAAAGCTGACCTTGGTTTGACCCCATCCAGCGATGGTAATGTGATTCGCATTAACATTCCCGCTCTAACTGAAGAACGACGCAAAGATTTGGTAAAGCAAGTTGGAAAATATACCGAAGATGCGAAAGTGTCCGTTCGCAACATTCGCAGAGATGCCAATGATACCCTAAAAAAAGATGAAAAAAATGGTGATATTACTGAAGATGATTTGCGTCGTGCGACAGAAGATGTGCAAAAAGTGACAGATGAGTACGTCAATGAAATTGACAAGATTGCTCAAAGCAAGGAAAATGAGATTAAGGAAGTCTAA